aattattttaaaacacaATGTCATCCCCAACATATATAATTCCTTAATAGCATGTTTGACATCCCCAAACAATTCCAATGACATGCCCATGTACAACATTCGTCATTCCACTTTTTTGTCACCTTTGCCATAAGCTATTTGGCTACAAGTTGCACAGCTCTCATAAGAATAATTTCACTTGTCGCCAAATTTAAAGATTCATAAATAGTGTTTCCAACTAAGGCGTTTGAAAATACTAATGTGCAAGTAAGTGCAGAGGTATGGAAATGCACAAGAAAGGTATTCATGCCTGTGAAAACCTAGTTTATTTCTCAGTATGGCAGATAGTCACTGAAACGCTTAAAAATAGATCCAAATGGTATATAATATGCTGGTTGCTGCCCTCcttattgctgcagatttccgAGTGAATATCTAAAATCTTGCTGTGACCTCTATCCGAAGTTTGCAAACAGAACACCACAGTCACTTCGAATTTCTCATTTGTAAACAGAATCTCACAGTCATTTTGTAATTCTCATAACCCTATTATTTAGATGCTGCATTGCCCATGGTCACcttagagattttttttttctgttgcccttcattcatataCATGTAGAGCAAATAGCTGAACAATGAAACGGAAGTTTGCAAACAGAACACCACAGTCACTTCGAATTTCTCATTTGTAAACAGAATCTCACAGTCATTTTGTAATTCTCATAACCCTATTATTTAGATGCTGCATTGCCCATGGTCACcttagagattttttttttctgttgcccttcattcatataCATGTAGAGCAAATAGCTGAACAATGAAACGGATGCAAAGCTGACTGCTTGCAAAATGAGGCAATGCGTGGACACCACAACGTGGATTCGTATGTATATTCTTTCTACTAATTTTTAGGCATgcactttttttttcatgtgttggcAACTGCAAACCAGGAAAGAGTCATTGTGTAGTCAGTTACTCACAAATGTTCATAAGTACACAATACATAATGATACATACTAGCATCGACACAATTAACGAAAGACTTTGAGAAAGCTAAGTGAATAGTAAATTATTAGGACATAAAATTTAGACCTCACACAAAGGAACATTGCGAAATCGGCTTATATCCGTAAATAAACGTGGAAATTGTATGGATCTATTTATTTAGATGATTTTGTGATATCATATACACTGATATGCCAAAGATGAACACTCCAACATCAGTTTATCACAGTCAGAACTGGGCAAAACATTGGAGCACCAACAAAGCTTCAGGAGGCTAAAGGCAAATTCACACCAACTGTCAACGGACAGTCACACCATGCCACATCACCTCACATCATCATCACGTCATGTCACATCTATTTGCTTAAGTTCAGTCTTGAACAACGAAAGAGCAGTTATGAAACACCATCCATGACACAAAAAGTTGGATTATAGTATCAGAAATATGGAACTAATAATGACAAaatttattaatggccaaagcaaacttCCTAgtgtatgttaatggtcagttttgTGTGGTAAAGTCCTGAGAAGTGAAAGAACATATCCAAAAATCGACATTTATTTGCTAGTAAAaatacatacaaacaaatatataaaaaatatttctaagggAATAAGTAGAACCTGTTTACCTTATCCATTATATTTTTGCCATTATGTAagcaataatttcataaaaatgatATTTTTCTCCTTCACTCAGAGTGATTCTTTAACTCAAAATGTTATTCAATGAAAAATGAATTATCACTATGTACTACCTTACAAGCAGTGTAATATTCAGCTCTGTTCAACTATTGTAAAATTTAAATCATTTCTCTCTTGCCCAATTTTTCACGAAAACATAGCAAAACAACGACATGAGTATTAAGAAGAAACGAAAGCACAAAGCCCAATACGAAAAAATAAGTGAGCATGCAGAAAATAAGTTAATTTTCGGTGTTAAGAGAGTATGACACTGTCAAAACTTTCGTACCTGAGGAACCTTGGCGTGATTTGACCGCCTGGTCCACTGATGGCCTGTGTGAATACCGCCATTTGAGGTACCTTGTAGAATGCTTTGATGTGATGTGATATGACGTGACGTGATGTGATGGCAAGTATGAATTAGTCTTAAAAAGCCGTCAGAAGCATTTTCTTAGACAGAAAGAGTGAAAATTAATAAAAGCATATTTCGTTGAAGTTGTAAGGCTTAATAATTGACTATGTGACAAATGAAAGGACGTTATGAATTTTGATGGAACATAACAAGAGAATTAAGTCTGAATCACACTGGACCATCAGGTCACATCACATCATGCCAACTTAAGGATATATTTACATTATGTTACGGAAATTGCCTAAAACCAATACAGAGGTGAAACTGAAATCAAGAGACACCATCCATAATACAAAAACTCAAGAGTATAGTATCGGAATTGAGGAACTAATATTGATAAAGTTCATTAATGGCCAAATCAAACTTAATAACGAATATTCTTGATCAATTTTGTACAGCAATTAGTTGAGAAGTGCAACAACCTTTCAAAACATCAACATTTATTTGCTAGCGAAAATACATACGTACACACACAGCAAACAATATTTATTATATAGCAAATAACGTCATAAACAGCTGTATTTTTCTCCTTCAACAGatcttttttaatttataaaacgttatttaatgaaaactgctcCATTAATTTATGTTCTTATCTACGCACATTGTAGGTGTTAACTCTGTTCTGTTATTGTGAAACCTAACTTTTTTCACTTTCAAGTATCTGGCCTCTCTTGTGGAAGAGCATTCAATGGGAAAAATATCCAATTCGCCACAGAACATTCGCAATTTCTGACGAAAACAAAacgaaataataaaataagatttgAAGATATTAAAGCACTCAATGCATTTCTATAACAGGAGTGAGCATGTTGAAAATAGTTTAGCTTCCAATGTTACCATATGGTGCCACAGTTATCCCCATCAACATTTCCATCAAAGCTGTCTTCCCATAAAACCTTGAGGTGATATGGCGTTTCATAACTTGGGGCAGCAACGTAATTAAACATACAAATAAAAAGTTTCTTCTAACCAGGATTCATTGCTTAGACTCTCTATAAAACTACCAAACTTTTCCCCAGAGAAATTCTTCAGTAAGAAAACTACATATCTCTTTCTTTTAAAGATGAAGCTTGCATTGTAAGGACAAAAGCATTATGATCAAATATCCCTAAATCGATATTGATAATTATCATCACTGTGGTGTCCATGTTGAAAATACCTTGTCATTAACATTTTCCATTCCATTTGTTGTTCTTGTGGGGCTATTTACAAGAGAGAGCATGTTTAAGCTGTGAAGTACGTTTAGCGCTTTTGATGCAGTTTTATTTGCAAGATTTATATTTAAGTCCCCACAGATAATTACAGTCGCTTTTCAGTAAACATAATGTCCATCAGAGGCTTTAATTTAATAGCAAAACTGCTTAACCTGCATACTCCAATAatctctacatacactcctggaaattgaaataagaacaccgtgaattcattgtcctaggaagggtgaactttattgacacattcctggggtcagatacatcacatgatcacactgacagaaccacaggcacatagacacaggcaacagagcatgcacaatgtcggcactagtacagtgtatatccacctttcgcagcaatgtaggctgctattttcccatggagacgatcgtagagatgctggatgtagtcctgtggaacggcttgccatgccatttccacctggcgcctcagtcggaccagcgttcgtgctggacatgcagaccacgtgagacgacgcttcatccagtcccaaacatgctcaatgggggacagattcggagatcttgctggccagggtagttgacttacaccttctagagcacgttgggtggcactggatacatgcggacgtgcattgtcctgttggaacagcaagttcccttgccggtctaggaatggtagaacgatgggttcgatgacggtttggatgtaccgtgcactattcagtgtcccctcgacgatcagcagaggtgtacggccagtgtaggagatcgctccccacaccatgatggcgggtgttggccctgtgtgccttggtcgtatgcagtcctgattgtggcgctcacctgcacggcgccaaacacgcatacgaccatcattggcaccaaggcagaagcgactctcatcactgaagacgacacgtctccattcgtccctccattcacgcctgtcgcgacaccactggaggcgggctgacgatgttggggcgtgagcggaagacggcctaacggtgtgcgggaccgtagcccagcttcatggagacggttgcgaatggtcctcgccgataccccaggagcaacagtgtccctaatttgctgggaagtggcggtgcggtcccctacggcactgcgtaggatcctacggtcttggcgtgcatctgtgcgtcgctgcggtccagtcccaggtcgacgggcacgtgcaccttccgccgaccactggcgacaacatctatgtactatggagacctcacgccccacgtgttgagcaattcggcggtacgtccacccggcctcccgcatgcccactatacgccctcgctcaaagtccgtcaactgcacatacggttcacgtccacgctgtcgcggcatgctaccagtgttaaagactgcgatggagctccgtatgccacggcaaactggctgacactgacggcggcggtgcacaaatgctgcgcagctagcggcattcgacggccaacgtcgcggttcctggtgtgtccgctgtgccgtgtgtgtgatcattgcttgtacagccctctcgcagtgtccggagcaagtatggtgggtctgacacaccggtgtcaatgtgttcttttttccatttccaggagtgtagttacccatACAtctgagcagcagcagtttcaaaaTGTTTGATGCAGTTTGATTTGCAAGATTTATATTTAagtccctcacagacagctacagTGGCTTTTCAGTAAACATAATGTCCATCAGAGGCTTTAATTTAATAACAAAACTACTTAACCTGCAAACTGCTATAATTAATTATAACTCTACACAGTTCCCCATACAagtgagcagcagcagtttcaaaatgtttttcacTACTCAATGCTTCTGCTCCACACTTGCTTTTATATTCCGCACTGGATTTCTAATTATATAATCCCCTCCACTTAGGGCACCCTTTGTACAGAACTGACTAACAAAATTATAATGATTCATGTTAGCAATACATAATTCAAAATCGCTAGACCAGTGTTCCATAATATACATAAACTCAATATTGGCATCAGTAATTGCAacctgaaggtcaaaagattaatttctcaaaccTTAGACATTGTAGCTTAAAATATGAAAATCTGTAGAATAGAAAAAGTAACAGTTGTACTTTGGTGTGACATATACAATCTTGTTTTGCAGCACAGCACCTATTTATATTGTAAAAATAACAGCAGGACTCATACTGCCTCCTTTGTTAGATAATTGAAATTCATCACAATCAACTAATGTTTCCCAAGAGCAAGtaaaaactgtaaaagaaaaaaacaggTAATCAGCATTGTGTGGATAACTATAGACCAATGACACTACTGTCAGAATTTCCAAATATTACTCGCAAAGTATTCCTTTCAAAACTAGTGACATTGTCCAACAAAAACAATATACTTCTGGATGTCAATGTGGCTCCAAGGCACAGCGCTCAATTGAAACAAGTTCTTCCAACCTAGTAAATTATGTCTTCAGCTCAGTCGACAATCACAGAAAATTCACTGGATTGATCTTAGGGCAAACAAAAACGGTTGGTCTGTGGTCCACAGAAAGCTTGAAAAATATTGTGTAAGTGACTTGCTAAATGAATGGACTAAATTGCATTTGGAATATCATCCTCAGGTAACAGAAGTAAGGAGCATGGAATGAAATAAACTCCAGGTTTACCTATAAGAAGCATGTGTACTAAGTCATGAGGTTCCATGGGGCTCTATTTTAGGTCCATTTTTTATACCTAAGCGGCTCCCAATTACATATTATGGATACAGAGCCAGTACTATTTccagatgacaccagtctattgattgaagggaatTATAAAGAAGATCTTACCGCTGCTGCTAAAGATATTACAAAAGAAGTATGTGTGGCTTACCGGAAGTGAATTAGGGGTAAATCCATAGAAAACAGTATCCATAAATTTCCATAGAAAACAGAATAAAATTCCACCATCACCAACAATATGTGTGAATTACCAAAAAGTTAATACTGTTAGAAAAAAATCTTTTGATTCATGTTCAAGAAAATGTTAAATGACGTTCTCATATCACATTCCCAAATTTAGAAGTATCAAAAATGAGCACACATTAGGAATTCTTTGCAGCAATACTAGTGCTAATGCAGTTACAACCTTATGCTTTGCTTGTGCGTTTTCATTACTGAAGtacagtatcattttctggggaaatataCACCAGACcaaaacagttttcaggaaacaaaaggcaattataagaatgaCGAAACAAGCAAGTAAAAAATCTTACCTTTTCCCCACACTTTATACTGAAAGTAGTTATGTATTCCAAAAAGGTTTGCCAAGGAAAGAAAACCTTTGTACTCAAAACTAAATTTTCCTTGATAATAGTACCAACCAAgccaaacaatgagatgcgtgttcCACCacattgtgcaaaaaaaaaaaaaaaagggtacatCATGCAGCAACAAACCTGTACAACACATTATCTAGAAATATAAAATATCTCTCTAATGCAGATACCTTTAAAAAACTTGTAATGTCTTACTTACTACAAAATTGCTTTTATCCAATTTATGAGTATCATATATGTGAAAATATGTAATTCATACTTTTAATTATAGACATTAGTTATAATATACAGCATATCCTCAGATTTGTAGCTATTCGTTATATGGCTCCAGTTTGTGATAAAAATTTGAATGATACATATTTTCTATTGAAAAACCACTAGGCAAAAAGATTTTCTGTCCACTCTCTTCCGTGTGATGTATccactgaaaaagagatttatatggataAATAAATACCAAAATTATTTGTGTTCTCCAGGTTTCCCGCCCCTAGCAGCTCCTGCTGATGAGGATGGATCTTCTGCTGCCAGCGGAGGATCTTCTACTACTGCTGGTGCTGGATAGTCAGCTATTGGTGTAGGATCTTCTCCTCCTGGTGCAGGGTAATCTGCTGCCAGTACAGGATCCTCAGCTGCCAGTgtgttatcctctgctgccttcgtagTATCGTCTGCTGCCAGTGTAGGGTGGTCTGCAGTTGGAGCAGGGACTACTGCTGCCAGTGTGGTAGCTTCTGCTGGAGGTGACGTGCCTTCTTCTCGAGGTGTCCTGGACTCTTCTGTAGGTGATCTGGTTTGTGGTGTAGGTGACCTGACATCTGCTGTAGCTGACATGGTCTCTGCTGCTGCGGGCGCCACGACTTCTGCTGTAGGTGACCTGTCATTAGTTTCTGgcaacagggaattttgtagatgcGTTGGCGAAATTTTCTCATCAGTACATGATTTCATGACCTTCAGAATTTCAGTTGTCATTGCTTCTTTGCCCTTCCTGTTTCTGTGAAGGCCATGTCTGGTAAAGTGACGTCTTACAGTACTATTTGTACAAATAAATGTTGCGTTTGCAAAACCACTGCAGATCTTTTCAAGACTTTTGTTCATGGATTCTATTCTATGATTAACAGGTGAATTTTTCGTGAGATCATGTCTGCGAGGTATACTAACAATGAAGTAATTCACGTCAGGTGTTTTTTGCAAAGCTTCTGTGAGAGCACTCTCTGCACATTTGTTCTTGTTCCTATACACGTCGTTCGCACCTCCAATTAATACACAATCACTACCAGGCTTTAAAATCCTCTCGCAGTCTTTCACTACTTCCTTGAGCGGGGCACCGGGCTTGATGATACCTATAACATTGAAACTCAGTTCACTGCAACCCATAATTGCTGCTACCTCCCTCCCGTGACTATCAGATAGTATAGTTATGTCCCGCGTTTTTCTGGTGGGGTTTCGCCGCTGCATTTGCTCCTGCTACGATAACTACAGCGTTTCTTTTTGAAAAGTCGGCGCATTCTTTGTGAGCATCGGTCACTACATCTACGTATTTATCTCCAATAAAAATTGGACACGAGACATGAGTTTTAACTTAATCGGAGAaaataaggagaaaaataaaaGTGGTGTGCTTGAGCCCGTACTGGTACGTCATCTGTAAGAATATTGATGAGTTGTTACTTTTTTGCCTGTTTGTATAGTTTCCGTGGcaacataactaacagtatcatatgagtattttctgttattattgaaTAGTATTCCACGACTTCTTGTCTTCAATATAATATAGAATAATTTAGCCATACACGAAATATGTGACCTCGTATACACAGATAAGAAACGAAACACTCC
This region of Schistocerca gregaria isolate iqSchGreg1 chromosome 7, iqSchGreg1.2, whole genome shotgun sequence genomic DNA includes:
- the LOC126282338 gene encoding uncharacterized protein LOC126282338; this encodes MKSCTDEKISPTHLQNSLLPETNDRSPTAEVVAPAAAETMSATADVRSPTPQTRSPTEESRTPREEGTSPPAEATTLAAVVPAPTADHPTLAADDTTKAAEDNTLAAEDPVLAADYPAPGGEDPTPIADYPAPAVVEDPPLAAEDPSSSAGAARGGKPGEHK